The genomic segment TTACTGGCACCATGTTTCTGCTCTGTGAATGatcaaattttaaaaaaggaaatggATATGATTGATACATCTATAAAGAAAAGAggaaaggaaaaaaaaattataattgcTTCTATAGCTACAGTAGCAGCTGTTCTTATAGCATCTGGTTTAATAGGAGGAGGATTATATTTGAACAGAGATAAATTTAAATCCGTATGGAAGAATTCTCAATTAGCAAATGCTTCTAgcaatattattaatagaagtttaaaaaaattagatgaTGATATAAAAGAACGTGTTGATAaaggagaaaaaaatatagataaaatatttacaaaaaaatatattaagggTGTTATAGATAATGAAATTCAAGAAAGTGGACACAAATTTTCTGGAATTCAGAAAAGGGAGTTGCATGTATTTATTTctcattttaaatttttgatAGATGAATCTat from the Plasmodium relictum strain SGS1 genome assembly, contig: PRELSG_00_v1_409, whole genome shotgun sequence genome contains:
- the ETRAMP gene encoding early transcribed membrane protein, translated to LLAPCFCSVNDQILKKEMDMIDTSIKKRGKEKKIIIASIATVAAVLIASGLIGGGLYLNRDKFKSVWKNSQLANASSNIINRSLKKLDDDIKERVDKGEKNIDKIFTKKYIKGVIDNEIQESGHKFSGIQKRELHVFISHFKFLIDESMEKLKNRNLISN